A window of Gemmatimonadaceae bacterium contains these coding sequences:
- a CDS encoding protein kinase, translating to MSGDAEQLERLRSALAHRYQIKRELGHGGMATVYLAEEPRHARHLALKVLLPHLAATIGADRFLREIKTTAGLTHPHILPLFDSGEADGFLFYVMPYVEGESLRDRLKREIQLPIDDALRIASDIADALGFAHSRQVVHRDIKPENILLEAGHAIVADFGIAKALTDASADVLTATGLAIGTPQYMSPEQAVASPNLDGRSDLYSLACVLFEMLAGDPPFAGSARQAILARKSLESPPRLRTVRETVPVAVEAAIAKALERVPGDRFRTMQQFVDALSTRQPARRSDNRETSIAARSVGEGVETLLPMELKPLDEELDAFGLTHPGKVQRVNQEHFLIFSVMRDASFHQTSLPNGSRLPYKGDRRAFVGMIADGVGRGAWGEEASRLAIEVMAQYLVHTVRSYDTSNEANEQAFLKGLQMAAIQGQANVAQRSWETPGAAGMTSGLTIYVGIWPRAYILHIGSSRLYALVDGQVSEVTKMMRSQQTGDQDVATDPLGTTQAAATAQGGQFEGSLVLPATLTFPQRWGQVGLMCTKGLTKHVPEEQIEKRLKVATSAKQACQELLEDALNAGGTENITMIVARTPNPRQ from the coding sequence ATGTCGGGCGACGCTGAGCAGCTGGAGCGGCTTAGATCAGCGCTCGCACACCGCTACCAGATCAAGCGAGAGCTTGGTCATGGAGGGATGGCCACCGTTTACCTGGCCGAAGAGCCTCGCCATGCTCGCCATCTTGCTCTTAAAGTATTGCTTCCGCATCTGGCGGCTACCATCGGCGCGGACCGATTCCTACGCGAAATCAAGACAACCGCGGGTTTGACTCACCCGCATATCCTTCCGCTATTCGATTCCGGCGAGGCGGATGGGTTTCTCTTCTATGTGATGCCGTATGTAGAGGGCGAGTCCTTGCGCGATCGGCTGAAGCGGGAGATCCAGCTCCCAATTGATGACGCGTTGCGGATCGCAAGTGACATTGCTGATGCATTGGGGTTTGCTCACAGTCGACAAGTTGTGCACAGAGACATCAAACCGGAGAATATTCTACTCGAAGCGGGCCATGCGATTGTAGCAGATTTCGGTATCGCGAAGGCGCTTACTGATGCGAGTGCAGACGTGCTGACGGCCACCGGCCTCGCAATCGGCACTCCGCAGTACATGAGTCCCGAGCAGGCAGTAGCAAGCCCTAACTTGGATGGACGCAGCGATTTGTACAGTCTCGCCTGTGTGCTGTTTGAGATGTTGGCCGGCGACCCACCGTTTGCGGGTTCAGCTCGGCAGGCGATTCTGGCTCGAAAGTCGCTCGAATCTCCACCTCGATTGCGAACCGTGAGAGAAACCGTTCCTGTGGCCGTGGAGGCGGCTATTGCGAAGGCCCTTGAAAGAGTACCCGGCGACCGGTTCCGTACCATGCAGCAGTTTGTGGACGCGCTTTCCACGCGGCAACCAGCGCGACGATCCGACAATAGAGAAACTAGCATTGCAGCGCGCTCGGTTGGTGAAGGCGTAGAGACCCTTCTCCCAATGGAGCTCAAACCGCTTGACGAGGAGCTCGACGCCTTTGGATTAACTCATCCCGGAAAAGTGCAGCGGGTAAATCAAGAGCACTTTCTGATATTCAGCGTCATGCGAGACGCTTCTTTTCACCAAACGAGTCTCCCCAACGGAAGCCGGCTCCCTTACAAAGGAGATCGTCGGGCATTCGTTGGAATGATCGCGGATGGCGTAGGCAGGGGCGCTTGGGGTGAGGAAGCGAGCAGACTTGCAATTGAGGTAATGGCGCAGTACTTGGTTCATACCGTCCGGTCGTACGACACCTCCAACGAGGCGAACGAGCAGGCATTTCTGAAGGGACTGCAGATGGCCGCGATCCAAGGTCAGGCGAACGTTGCGCAGAGGTCTTGGGAGACCCCTGGTGCGGCGGGAATGACGAGCGGGCTCACGATATATGTCGGGATATGGCCTCGAGCTTATATCCTGCACATTGGCAGTAGTCGTCTTTACGCACTAGTCGATGGCCAGGTCAGTGAAGTCACGAAAATGATGCGATCTCAGCAGACTGGAGACCAAGACGTGGCGACGGATCCCTTGGGGACGACCCAGGCGGCAGCGACGGCCCAAGGTGGCCAATTCGAAGGAAGCTTAGTCTTACCGGCAACCCTCACATTTCCACAGAGATGGGGGCAAGTCGGTCTCATGTGCACAAAAGGATTGACTAAGCACGTGCCGGAAGAGCAGATCGAAAAGCGCCTAAAGGTTGCGACGTCGGCGAAGCAGGCCTGTCAGGAACTCCTTGAAGACGCTCTCAATGCTGGAGGCACCGAGAACATCACCATGATCGTCGCCCGAACTCCGAATCCGCGCCAATAG
- the ligD gene encoding DNA ligase D, protein MTPPGDPSTGDSLSTYRAKRSADRSPEPVGTVSPVPGHLFVVHKHAARQLHFDLRLEMDGVLRSWAVPKGPSYDTADKRLAVKVEDHPLEYGDFEGVIPEGNYGAGGVIVWDRGEWVPLEDWRTGLEKGKLLFELKGYKLHGKWTLVKIKKSEKDWLLIKERDAHVKHPGDQFPEESVLSGLTVDEVKAGVVPKSRLREALAENGAPRVRVDSRSVEAMHAEPHDEAFTRDGWIFELKLDGYRLIASKSKGEALLLTRNGNDYTGVFPEIARAVKALPVDECIIDGEVVVCDSKGLPSFAMLQRRGRLSSSIDIKRAAVELPATFYAFDLLAFEDFDLRPLPLTERKQFLIDVVPKLGPLRALDHIEREGEAFLEQVMAMGMEGIIAKKADSPYRKGRSGHWLKIKAEPTADFVIVGFTEPKRSRGHFGALQLADQIDGTLVYAGRVGTGFNDALLRELKSLLDPIVRANPPCAGPCLAPGLEPLASEDIAETSTTTWVDPVYVCEVRFREWTPDGLLRHSAFMGMRTDKLPHECDRQKWHPDAVDAAPAAVAPSEPPAPPPKAAVSKTIAFSNPKKIYWPGEGYTKGDLIEYYRAVSRWLLPYLRNRPVVLTRFPDGIEGKSFYQKDAPEFAPEWMRTVPIWSQDTQRDIRYFVCDDEESILYIANMGSIPLHIWGSRVDSLELPDWCVIDLDPKEAPFSDVIRTAQVLHRICESAGLPNYVKTTGKTGLHIMLPLGRQFTYEQCRTLGELLARLALRELKDIATITRHVTKRGDKVYLDYLQNRHGQLIVAPFSVRPLPGASVSMPLTWDEVNESLNPQAFTIKTAVGRMESLGADPVVPVLEGRPDLGEILGRLAIALA, encoded by the coding sequence ATGACGCCGCCCGGCGATCCCAGCACCGGCGATAGCCTAAGCACATACCGCGCGAAGCGATCGGCCGACCGGTCCCCAGAACCGGTCGGAACCGTGTCGCCCGTTCCCGGTCATCTTTTCGTTGTTCACAAGCACGCCGCGCGGCAGCTGCATTTCGATCTGCGTTTGGAGATGGACGGCGTCCTGCGCTCGTGGGCGGTTCCAAAGGGGCCCTCGTACGATACGGCCGACAAACGACTCGCCGTCAAAGTCGAAGACCATCCACTCGAGTACGGCGACTTCGAGGGCGTGATACCCGAGGGCAACTACGGCGCGGGCGGAGTGATTGTCTGGGACCGCGGCGAGTGGGTGCCGCTCGAGGATTGGCGCACCGGCCTCGAGAAAGGCAAGCTGCTCTTCGAGCTCAAGGGCTACAAACTCCACGGCAAGTGGACGCTCGTGAAGATCAAGAAGAGCGAGAAGGACTGGCTGCTCATCAAGGAGCGCGACGCCCATGTGAAGCACCCGGGCGATCAGTTCCCTGAAGAGTCGGTGCTCTCGGGGTTGACGGTCGACGAAGTAAAAGCCGGGGTTGTGCCAAAGAGTCGGCTGCGCGAGGCGCTGGCGGAGAACGGTGCACCGCGTGTGCGCGTCGATTCACGATCGGTGGAAGCGATGCACGCCGAGCCCCATGACGAAGCGTTCACGCGCGACGGGTGGATCTTCGAGCTCAAGCTCGACGGGTACCGGTTGATCGCCAGCAAGTCGAAGGGCGAAGCGCTGCTGCTCACGCGTAACGGCAACGACTATACCGGCGTTTTTCCGGAGATTGCGCGCGCGGTGAAAGCGTTGCCGGTCGACGAATGCATCATCGACGGTGAAGTTGTCGTGTGCGACTCGAAAGGACTTCCGAGTTTTGCGATGTTACAACGCCGTGGGCGACTGTCATCGTCGATCGACATCAAGCGCGCCGCCGTGGAGCTGCCCGCGACATTTTACGCGTTCGATCTCCTTGCTTTCGAGGACTTCGATCTGCGCCCACTCCCGCTCACGGAGCGAAAGCAGTTTCTGATCGACGTCGTGCCGAAGCTAGGGCCGCTGCGCGCGCTCGATCACATCGAGCGGGAGGGCGAAGCGTTTCTGGAGCAGGTAATGGCGATGGGCATGGAAGGAATCATCGCCAAGAAAGCCGACTCGCCTTACCGCAAGGGACGCTCGGGCCACTGGCTCAAGATCAAAGCTGAGCCGACGGCCGATTTCGTCATTGTCGGGTTCACGGAGCCGAAGAGAAGTCGCGGTCATTTCGGCGCGTTGCAGCTCGCTGATCAGATCGACGGGACGCTCGTCTACGCGGGGCGTGTCGGCACCGGATTCAACGACGCGCTTCTCCGGGAATTGAAATCACTGCTCGACCCGATAGTCCGCGCCAACCCTCCTTGTGCAGGGCCGTGCCTTGCGCCGGGACTCGAGCCGCTCGCAAGTGAAGACATCGCCGAGACGAGTACGACGACCTGGGTCGACCCGGTGTATGTCTGCGAAGTGCGATTTCGCGAGTGGACGCCTGACGGGCTGTTGCGCCATTCCGCGTTCATGGGAATGAGGACCGACAAGCTCCCGCACGAGTGCGATCGACAGAAATGGCACCCTGACGCGGTCGACGCCGCGCCCGCGGCTGTGGCACCGTCCGAGCCTCCTGCGCCGCCGCCCAAGGCTGCGGTCTCGAAAACGATCGCGTTCTCGAATCCGAAAAAGATCTACTGGCCAGGAGAGGGTTACACAAAAGGCGACTTGATCGAATACTATCGGGCGGTTTCGCGATGGCTGCTTCCGTATCTCCGAAATCGCCCAGTTGTGCTCACTCGATTTCCGGACGGAATCGAGGGGAAGTCGTTTTATCAGAAGGATGCGCCGGAATTCGCGCCCGAATGGATGCGCACCGTTCCCATCTGGAGCCAGGACACGCAGCGTGACATTCGCTACTTCGTCTGCGACGATGAAGAGTCGATCCTCTACATCGCGAACATGGGCTCGATTCCGCTGCACATCTGGGGCAGCAGAGTGGACTCACTCGAGCTGCCGGACTGGTGCGTGATCGATCTCGATCCGAAAGAAGCGCCGTTCTCGGACGTCATTCGCACAGCTCAGGTGCTGCACCGAATCTGCGAATCAGCCGGCTTGCCAAACTATGTGAAGACCACTGGAAAGACGGGCCTGCACATCATGCTCCCGCTCGGACGCCAGTTCACGTACGAGCAGTGCCGGACGCTTGGCGAATTACTCGCGCGTCTCGCTTTGCGCGAATTGAAGGACATTGCGACAATCACGCGCCACGTGACGAAGCGCGGCGACAAGGTATATCTCGATTACCTCCAGAACCGGCATGGACAGCTCATCGTTGCGCCGTTCAGCGTGCGACCGCTGCCTGGCGCGTCGGTATCGATGCCTCTCACGTGGGACGAGGTGAACGAGTCGTTGAATCCACAAGCCTTCACAATCAAGACGGCAGTGGGACGCATGGAGAGCCTGGGCGCCGACCCGGTGGTGCCCGTCCTCGAAGGACGCCCGGATTTGGGGGAAATACTCGGACGATTGGCTATCGCACTCGCGTAG